One window of Alosa sapidissima isolate fAloSap1 chromosome 21, fAloSap1.pri, whole genome shotgun sequence genomic DNA carries:
- the LOC121695754 gene encoding zinc fingers and homeoboxes protein 2-like gives MSSRRKSSTPCMIRVSDTIEEAGATEIEEAPTDDLVECTSSQREDWRRPTSTPLEEQSIQPQEKETVEEEEVEEEEELLREPAQKPQQKQHGGYECKYCPFSTQNLSDFKEHVDTTHPNVILNPLYLCAVCNFSTKKFDSLTEHNETYHPGQSNFKFKRIKLNNQTVLEQTIEGVHNSVDLDNEDTETASGVPDFTLSKSTTVKAAKPKAEEKHIFGQGNELQKHLENLMSKDQITAVNVNGTVLIPDPTILQGLSHVMPLLQRPPNLNSVPKIAVPLNTTKYNPLLDNNAILITSFNKFPYPTHAELSWLTAASKHPEEQIKVWFTTQRLKQGITWSPEEVEEARKKMFNGSMPPVHHTFTVLPDSFREQARSIQSLAQTASGSALRHSGQMLTTTANRTSLTSASVTVTTVSHVQSLKRPLAAPSLPAEVKRAMLPPADDPKEKLPMAPPPPPPKERLPMAPPPVPPEIKRPLSSLFFVPEIKRSMVAPIVSLKGKPPVALPLVASKERLPMPPPLMLPKERLTMSPAFSMEIKRSVVAPQIKNHTPSLPVIPKDKFLPSTFLPSDVKLPMAPPLAVPQMKRPTIIQTARGPSKTLPLAPTFSLESRLPKEQPAEPKGESRHSDIKEANGVSRGEVKSWLRDQGCLNGSLHMKNDLVPKERPKPVPTQFPLLERVKGKTTEQLKIMEESFQRNSFPSHGEVESLATVTRLSREEIDSWFLERRALRDNLEQALLNSMGAKRLDALEKRQQQQQQQKQNAALNGAHKPGGPPMSPLRPIIAPLSSPLHLDGKSLGLLKDVFVQTQWPSPEEYNMLESQIGLARTDIVRWFKDSRSELRNGTLDWPELSHKSHSSGPNGQGLPLTADRSGSKVIQRCQEAKITVLDDTPGLRDCAKFNSQEIKEWFANTLGHSMPDLGRNGGQNGGGRGDCGSWVQDPMRRNAGGVTQELVSDTD, from the coding sequence ATGTCCAGCCGAAGGAAGTCTTCCACACCCTGCATGATCCGTGTGAGCGACACCATCGAAGAGGCCGGTGCGACGGAAATCGAGGAGGCCCCAACGGATGACTTGGTGGAGTGCACGTCTTCCCAACGGGAGGACTGGAGGCGGCCAACAAGCACCCCTTTGGAGGAACAGAGCATCCAGCCCCAGGAGAAGGAGaccgtggaggaggaggaggtggaggaggaagaagagctgCTGAGGGAACCAGCACAGAAGCCCCAGCAGAAGCAGCACGGAGGCTACGAGTGCAAGTATTGTCCTTTCTCAACCCAGAACCTGAGTGACTTCAAAGAGCATGTGGACACGACCCACCCCAATGTGATTCTCAACCCACTGTACTTATGCGCTGTATGCAACTTCAGCACGAAGAAATTCGACTCCCTCACGGAGCACAACGAGACGTACCACCCTGGCCAGAGCAACTTTAAGTTTAAGAGAATCAAACTCAACAACCAGACTGTTCTTGAACAGACAATCGAAGGTGTACACAATTCAGTTGACCTTGACAATGAGGACACAGAAACTGCGAGTGGTGTTCCAGATTTCACTCTAAGCAAATCAACCACAGTGAAAGCTGCTAAGCCAAAAGCAGAGGAGAAGCACATTTTTGGCCAAGGCAACGAATTGCAGAAGCATTTAGAAAACCTAATGTCAAAGGATCAGATCACTGCTGTAAACGTGAACGGCACTGTATTAATTCCTGACCCGACAATACTGCAAGGACTCTCACATGTTATGCCTTTACTTCAGAGGCCCCCCAACTTAAACTCTGTACCAAAAATCGCTGTTCCGCTGAACACCACCAAATACAATCCCTTGCTGGACAATAATGCCATCCTAATCACATCCTTCAACAAGTTCCCCTATCCTACTCATGCTGAGCTCTCCTGGTTAACTGCTGCCTCCAAGCACCCAGAGGAGCAAATCAAAGTGTGGTTCACCACCCAGAGATTAAAACAAGGAATCACCTGGTCACCAGAAGAAGTGGAGGAGGCCCGTAAGAAGATGTTCAACGGCTCCATGCCACCTGTTCACCACACCTTCACAGTTTTACCTGACTCTTTCAGAGAGCAGGCGAGAAGCATCCAGTCCCTTGCACAGACGGCCTCTGGCAGTGCCCTCAGACATTCAGGCCAGATGCTGACTACCACTGCAAATCGAACGTCCCTCACATCAGCTTCTGTTACTGTGACAACGGTGAGTCATGTGCAGTCTCTCAAAAGGCCTTTGGCTGCTCCTTCCTTGCCCGCAGAAGTAAAGCGGGCTATGTTGCCCCCTGCGGATGACCCCAAAGAGAAATTACCCAtggcacccccaccccctcccccgaaAGAAAGGCTGCCTATGGCACCACCCCCAGTGCCTCCAGAGATCAAGAGACCTCTGTCTTCTCTGTTTTTTGTTCCTGAAATTAAGAGGTCCATGGTTGCCCCCATCGTGTCCCTGAAAGGAAAACCACCCGTGGCTCTTCCTCTTGTGGCCTCTAAAGAGAGGCTGCCCATGCCCCCTCCTCTAATGCTGCCCAAAGAAAGACTCACCATGTCACCTGCATTCTCCATGGAAATAAAACGATCTGTAGTCGCACCCCAGATTAAAAATCACACGCCTTCCCTTCCAGTCATCCCCAAAGATAAATTCTTACCTTCTACTTTTTTGCCTTCTGATGTGAAGTTACCTATGGCACCTCCGCTGGCAGTGCCTCAAATGAAAAGACCAACAATCATTCAGACTGCACGAGGTCCTAGTAAGACACTACCACTGGCCCCTACATTTTCACTGGAGAGCAGGCTGCCAAAAGAACAGCCTGCAGAGCCGAAAGGGGAAAGCAGACATTCAGACATTAAGGAAGCTAACGGCGTCTCTCGGGGTGAGGTGAAGAGTTGGCTCCGTGACCAGGGCTGTCTCAATGGCTCTCTGCACATGAAGAACGACTTGGTGCCGAAGGAGAGGCCAAAGCCCGTCCCTACTCAGTTTCCACTTCTGGAGAGGGTGAAGGGGAAGACCACTGAGCAGCTGAAGATCATGGAGGAGAGCTTTCAAAGAAACAGCTTCCCCTCTCATGGTGAAGTGGAAAGCCTGGCCACTGTCACCAGGCTCTCCAGGGAGGAGATTGACAGCTGGTTTCTTGAACGCAGAGCCTTGCGAGACAACCTTGAACAGGCCCTGCTCAACTCCATGGGAGCAAAGAGGCTGGATGCTTTGGAgaagaggcagcagcagcaacaacaacaaaaacagaatgcGGCCCTTAATGGAGCACACAAGCCAGGAGGGCCACCCATGAGCCCACTCCGTCCAATCATTGCGCCCCTCAGCTCCCCCCTGCACCTGGATGGCAAATCTCTTGGACTTCTAAAAGATGTGTTTGTCCAAACCCAGTGGCCATCACCTGAGGAGTACAACATGCTGGAAAGCCAGATTGGCTTGGCTCGTACAGATATCGTCCGCTGGTTCAAAGACAGTCGGTCTGAACTCCGCAACGGAACTCTGGACTGGCCGGAGTTGAGCCATAAGTCGCACAGCAGCGGACCGAATGGCCAGGGGTTGCCTTTGACTGCAGATCGCAGTGGGAGCAAGGTCATTCAGCGTTGTCAAGAAGCAAAGATAACTGTGCTGGATGACACTCCAGGGCTGAGGGATTGTGCCAAATTCAACAGCCAAGAGATCAAGGAATGGTTTGCCAACACACTGGGCCACAGCATGCCAGACCTAGGTAGAAACGGCGGTCAAAATGGCGGTGGGAGAGGGGATTGTGGAAGCTGGGTGCAGGATCCCATGAGAAGAAATGCTGGAGGAGTGACTCAAGAGCTGGTCTCAGACACTGATTAG